From one Microbulbifer sp. A4B17 genomic stretch:
- a CDS encoding GNAT family N-acetyltransferase, with the protein MLKLRQFDKSDIDSLMLYLNDNEVTQYITDAIPQPYTESDARWWVENSENSSLIKAIEYNGELVGCISARVGEFEYSCGAELGYWIGRKFWNNGIATEAVRVFTDMLFKYTDIVRLFVSVVSINGASIRVLEKNGYLYEGTLRKASCKNGQYFDEYLYSKISE; encoded by the coding sequence ATGCTTAAGCTAAGACAGTTTGATAAGTCTGATATTGATTCACTAATGTTGTACCTTAATGATAATGAGGTAACGCAATATATAACAGATGCTATACCTCAACCCTATACAGAGAGTGATGCTCGTTGGTGGGTTGAAAATAGTGAGAATTCAAGCCTAATAAAAGCGATCGAGTACAATGGAGAGCTTGTAGGATGTATATCGGCTAGGGTAGGTGAATTTGAATATAGCTGCGGCGCTGAGCTGGGTTACTGGATTGGAAGGAAGTTCTGGAACAATGGAATTGCTACTGAGGCAGTTCGAGTCTTTACGGATATGCTTTTTAAATATACAGATATCGTCCGGTTATTTGTTTCTGTAGTTTCCATAAATGGTGCATCTATTAGAGTCCTAGAGAAAAATGGCTATTTGTATGAAGGTACTCTTCGAAAAGCGTCATGTAAAAATGGCCAATACTTCGACGAATATTTATATTCAAAAATTAGTGAATGA